From Chloroflexota bacterium, a single genomic window includes:
- a CDS encoding CDC48 family AAA ATPase: MDQALTLKVSEALAKDVGRGMARLDPQDMARLGVEVGEFVQVLGKRPTVAKTMPAYPQDRGKSLIQIDGITRENAQTGLGEKAQVQKITCPIASSLLLAPVTPSSAFLGDKDRRYLGRLLEGLAVSPGDKVRATLLGSRYQEFLVVEISPKGAAMVGPLTTIKVKGERAPGKEKPGVTYEDIGGLQKETQRIREMIELPLKYPELFERLGIEPPKGVLLHGPPGCGKTLIARAVANGTSAYFTHISGPEIMGKFYGESEGRLRKVFEEAQAHAPAILFIDELDAIAPKREEMRGDQQVERRVVAQLLSLMDGLESRGQVIVIGATNVPNMLDPALRRPGRFDREIALAVPDRKGRLEILEVHTRGMPLAQAVDLEKLAELTHGFVGADLEALCREAAMTVVRRIMPGIELDADTLPYELLSQLEVRMDDFLEALKDVEPSAIREVFTEVPDVRWEDVGGLEEAKRVLMETIVWPLKYSEIFKQTNTVPAKGILLTGPPGSGKTLLAKAVASQSGVNFISVKGPALLSKWVGESERAIREVFKKARQASPCIVFFDELDAIAPLRGSAADSHVTERVISQFLTELDGIEELKGVVVLAATNRPDIIDPALLRPGRFDFRLELPLPNEKERLEVFRIHTRGKPLAPDVDLKALAATTPGLVGSEIEAVCRRASLLAIRGFINGAETRAQGETSLQVAARHFEEALKAFKR; this comes from the coding sequence ATGGACCAGGCCCTGACCCTCAAGGTATCCGAAGCCCTGGCCAAAGATGTCGGCAGAGGTATGGCCCGGCTGGACCCCCAGGATATGGCCAGGCTGGGGGTCGAGGTTGGGGAGTTCGTCCAGGTCCTGGGCAAGAGGCCCACCGTAGCCAAGACCATGCCCGCCTATCCCCAGGACCGGGGCAAGAGCCTTATCCAGATAGACGGCATCACCCGGGAGAACGCTCAGACAGGCCTGGGAGAAAAGGCCCAGGTCCAGAAAATTACCTGCCCCATCGCCTCAAGCCTGCTCCTGGCCCCCGTGACCCCTTCCAGCGCCTTCCTGGGGGACAAGGACAGAAGATATCTGGGAAGGCTCCTGGAGGGGCTGGCGGTGTCCCCGGGGGACAAGGTGAGGGCCACCCTGCTGGGCAGCCGCTATCAGGAGTTCCTGGTGGTGGAAATCAGCCCCAAGGGGGCGGCCATGGTCGGCCCTCTCACCACCATCAAGGTAAAGGGAGAAAGGGCCCCCGGGAAGGAGAAGCCCGGGGTCACCTACGAGGACATCGGTGGGCTGCAGAAGGAGACCCAGCGCATCAGGGAGATGATTGAGCTTCCCCTGAAATACCCTGAGCTCTTTGAAAGGCTGGGGATAGAGCCTCCCAAGGGGGTGCTCCTCCACGGCCCCCCCGGCTGCGGCAAGACCCTTATCGCCCGGGCCGTGGCCAATGGGACCTCAGCCTACTTTACTCATATCAGCGGTCCGGAGATTATGGGGAAGTTTTACGGGGAATCGGAGGGGCGTCTCAGGAAGGTCTTCGAGGAGGCCCAGGCCCATGCCCCGGCCATCCTTTTCATTGATGAGTTGGACGCCATCGCGCCTAAGCGGGAGGAGATGCGGGGCGACCAGCAGGTGGAACGCAGGGTGGTGGCCCAGCTCCTATCTCTTATGGACGGGCTGGAGTCCCGGGGCCAGGTCATCGTCATCGGCGCCACCAACGTCCCCAACATGCTCGACCCGGCCCTGCGGCGCCCGGGCCGCTTTGACCGGGAGATTGCCCTCGCGGTGCCCGACCGCAAGGGGAGGCTGGAAATTCTGGAGGTCCACACCAGAGGGATGCCCCTTGCCCAAGCTGTGGACCTGGAGAAGCTGGCGGAGCTCACCCATGGCTTCGTGGGTGCGGACCTGGAGGCCCTGTGTCGGGAAGCGGCCATGACGGTGGTGAGGAGGATAATGCCCGGGATTGAGCTTGACGCCGACACCCTCCCCTATGAACTCCTCTCCCAGCTGGAGGTCAGGATGGACGACTTTCTGGAGGCCCTGAAGGACGTGGAGCCCTCGGCCATAAGGGAGGTCTTCACCGAGGTGCCCGATGTCCGGTGGGAGGATGTGGGGGGCCTGGAGGAGGCCAAGAGGGTGCTTATGGAGACCATCGTCTGGCCCCTGAAATACTCCGAAATATTCAAGCAGACCAACACCGTCCCGGCCAAGGGCATCCTGCTCACCGGTCCGCCCGGCAGCGGGAAGACCCTCCTGGCCAAAGCGGTGGCCAGCCAGAGCGGGGTGAACTTCATCTCCGTCAAGGGCCCGGCCCTCCTCTCCAAATGGGTGGGGGAGTCGGAGAGGGCCATCCGGGAGGTCTTCAAGAAAGCCAGGCAGGCCAGCCCCTGTATCGTCTTCTTTGATGAGCTGGATGCCATTGCCCCCCTCCGCGGCTCCGCCGCCGATTCCCATGTCACCGAAAGGGTCATCAGCCAGTTCCTTACCGAGCTGGACGGGATAGAGGAGCTCAAGGGGGTGGTGGTCCTGGCCGCCACCAACCGGCCCGATATCATTGACCCCGCCCTCCTCCGCCCCGGCCGCTTTGACTTCCGGCTGGAGCTACCCCTCCCCAACGAAAAGGAGAGGCTGGAGGTCTTCAGGATTCACACCCGGGGCAAACCCCTGGCCCCCGATGTGGACCTGAAGGCCCTGGCGGCCACCACCCCGGGCTTGGTTGGCTCCGAGATAGAGGCCGTCTGCCGCAGGGCCTCTCTCCTGGCCATCCGGGGGTTCATCAATGGAGCCGAGACAAGAGCCCAGGGAGAAACCTCCCTTCAGGTCGCCGCCCGGCACTTTGAAGAGGCCCTGAAAGCCTTCAAGAGATGA
- a CDS encoding helix-turn-helix domain-containing protein → MEGRLVKELRARLGLSQERFARLLEVSFQSVRRWEAGTSRPMPLIALRLEELRRQTEAEDEKGGASMKEKRTKPEKDVGVEVSLGGVGGVFKGIGGLFDLVSRMVEEGRTEEALSGEKEILGGKGKAVYGFSVRVGLGGKPIIEQFGNIKDTAAGPQVAETREPLVDVLDEGKGLRVIAELPGVEEKDIHLELKEDILELTAEKGDRKYHKELLLPSRASLVRSSYRNGVLEIELVKA, encoded by the coding sequence ATGGAGGGGAGGCTGGTGAAGGAGTTGAGGGCAAGGCTGGGGCTCTCCCAGGAGCGCTTCGCCCGGCTTCTGGAGGTGTCCTTTCAGTCCGTGAGGCGGTGGGAGGCGGGGACAAGCCGCCCGATGCCCCTTATAGCCCTCCGGCTGGAGGAGCTCAGGCGGCAGACAGAGGCAGAAGATGAAAAGGGAGGTGCGTCTATGAAGGAGAAGCGAACAAAGCCCGAGAAAGATGTTGGGGTGGAGGTGAGCCTGGGGGGTGTGGGGGGTGTCTTCAAAGGTATTGGGGGCCTGTTTGACCTGGTGTCCCGGATGGTGGAGGAGGGGAGGACAGAGGAGGCCCTCTCCGGTGAAAAGGAAATTCTGGGCGGCAAGGGGAAAGCCGTCTACGGCTTCAGCGTCCGGGTGGGGCTGGGGGGCAAGCCCATCATAGAGCAGTTCGGCAACATAAAGGATACGGCGGCGGGCCCCCAGGTGGCGGAGACCCGCGAGCCCCTGGTGGATGTGCTGGATGAGGGGAAGGGGCTGCGGGTCATCGCGGAACTCCCCGGGGTAGAGGAGAAGGATATCCACCTGGAGCTAAAGGAGGACATCCTGGAGCTCACCGCCGAGAAGGGCGACAGGAAATACCACAAGGAGCTCCTCCTCCCCTCCCGGGCTAGCCTGGTACGCTCCTCTTACAGGAACGGGGTCCTGGAGATAGAGCTGGTAAAGGCTTAA
- a CDS encoding gas vesicle protein produces MQQRVVTYSGAATLPEVLERILDKGIVIAGDITILIGSVELITIRIRLLVASVDTAVKMGIDWWKSDPLLSSRAGQLEQENHLLRERLERLEHHPPDPSP; encoded by the coding sequence ATGCAGCAGCGAGTCGTCACCTACAGCGGCGCCGCCACCCTGCCCGAGGTCCTGGAACGCATTCTGGACAAGGGCATCGTCATCGCCGGGGACATCACCATCCTCATCGGGAGCGTGGAGCTCATCACCATCCGCATCCGCCTCCTAGTGGCTTCGGTGGACACGGCCGTGAAGATGGGCATCGACTGGTGGAAGAGCGACCCCCTCCTCTCCTCCCGCGCAGGGCAACTGGAACAGGAGAACCATCTCCTCAGGGAGCGCCTGGAACGCCTGGAACACCACCCGCCAGACCCCAGCCCCTAG
- a CDS encoding gas vesicle protein K has translation MLRVREREATLLDLLDRLLDKGVVVAGDLTLSVAEVDLIFASLRLVVTSVDKIREVQGGPSPDWRPHPSPGNGGGPGAGSGPPEDQVGEAGLAHPGREQEVSPEFTSSPSGVADIDPEKTADGIARLVLTLAELIRRLLERETLRRMERGTLTPQETERLGRAFRLMEQKMHQMRETFHLKEEDLGLDLGPLGRLM, from the coding sequence ATGCTGAGGGTTCGGGAGCGGGAGGCCACCCTCCTGGACCTCCTGGACCGCCTGCTTGATAAGGGGGTCGTAGTAGCCGGGGACCTCACCCTTTCCGTGGCTGAGGTGGACCTCATCTTCGCCTCCCTCCGCCTGGTGGTGACCTCGGTGGACAAGATACGGGAGGTGCAGGGCGGACCCTCCCCGGACTGGAGACCCCACCCGTCCCCCGGGAATGGTGGCGGTCCGGGTGCGGGGTCTGGTCCCCCTGAAGACCAGGTAGGAGAGGCGGGGCTAGCTCACCCGGGGCGCGAACAGGAGGTGTCCCCCGAGTTCACTTCCTCCCCCTCAGGGGTTGCGGATATAGACCCGGAAAAGACGGCCGACGGCATAGCCCGGCTCGTCCTCACCCTGGCGGAGCTCATACGCCGTCTCCTGGAGAGGGAGACTTTGCGCCGGATGGAGCGGGGCACCCTTACCCCCCAGGAAACGGAACGCCTGGGGCGGGCCTTCAGGCTCATGGAGCAGAAGATGCATCAGATGAGAGAGACCTTCCACCTCAAGGAGGAGGACCTGGGGTTGGACCTGGGCCCCCTGGGCAGGCTGATGTAG
- a CDS encoding GvpL/GvpF family gas vesicle protein — MSSGETGIYLYGLAPSFVAGTPLRSEGVQPGGAVEFLVWNGLAAVASPVSLEEFAPEKVENRLKAGEVQWVEEKAFAHATVLQEVMQRAPVVPVPVRFGILFRDRDRLLSLLAAKERELVSLLERLAGKMEWGVKVHCREEAFTEALAREDPEVRSLRERLQNIPPGKAYLQGKQLELLLEDKAQERLPQWAQQVHEALTGVCEAAETLEVRGEMEGKETVVLHGAYLVPQEYTVRFRDELERLGGEFSCRGLRFVLSGPWPPYHFAQVDLDVEAP; from the coding sequence GTGAGCTCCGGCGAAACGGGAATCTATCTATACGGCCTTGCCCCTTCCTTTGTGGCGGGCACACCCCTGCGCAGCGAAGGGGTCCAGCCCGGAGGAGCGGTGGAGTTCCTGGTCTGGAACGGCCTGGCAGCAGTGGCCAGCCCTGTCTCCCTTGAGGAGTTTGCCCCGGAGAAGGTAGAGAACCGCCTCAAGGCGGGGGAGGTGCAATGGGTGGAGGAAAAAGCCTTTGCCCACGCCACCGTGTTGCAGGAGGTGATGCAGCGGGCTCCGGTAGTGCCCGTGCCCGTGCGCTTTGGCATCCTCTTCCGAGACCGGGACCGCCTCCTATCCCTCCTGGCGGCAAAGGAAAGGGAGCTGGTCTCCCTGCTGGAGCGGCTGGCGGGAAAGATGGAATGGGGGGTGAAGGTCCACTGCCGGGAGGAGGCGTTTACGGAAGCCCTGGCGAGGGAGGACCCTGAGGTTAGAAGCCTTCGTGAGCGCCTCCAAAACATACCTCCGGGCAAGGCTTACCTCCAGGGCAAGCAGCTGGAGCTGCTCCTGGAGGACAAAGCCCAGGAGCGCTTGCCCCAGTGGGCCCAGCAGGTCCACGAAGCCCTGACAGGGGTCTGCGAGGCGGCGGAGACCCTGGAGGTCCGGGGAGAGATGGAAGGGAAGGAGACGGTGGTGCTCCACGGGGCATACCTGGTGCCGCAGGAATATACGGTGCGCTTCCGGGATGAGTTGGAGCGGCTGGGAGGAGAGTTCAGCTGCCGGGGGCTGCGCTTCGTCCTCTCGGGACCCTGGCCCCCCTACCATTTCGCCCAGGTTGACCTGGATGTGGAAGCCCCGTGA
- a CDS encoding gas vesicle protein GvpG has product MGLGLLFLPFTGPAKGLMALARHIAGEAEGTLYDEGALRDALLALELRLQEGEISQEEFVRTEAELLERLAEAWRRRPQV; this is encoded by the coding sequence TTGGGACTGGGACTTCTGTTCCTGCCCTTCACAGGACCCGCCAAGGGCCTGATGGCGCTGGCCAGGCACATCGCGGGAGAAGCCGAGGGCACCCTCTACGACGAGGGGGCCCTGCGGGATGCCCTCCTGGCGCTGGAGCTCCGCCTCCAGGAGGGGGAGATAAGCCAGGAGGAGTTCGTTCGGACGGAGGCGGAGCTGCTGGAGCGCCTGGCCGAGGCCTGGCGCCGCCGCCCCCAGGTCTGA
- a CDS encoding GvpL/GvpF family gas vesicle protein: MDDKAGKYLYCIIRTEKPLELPRVNGEEPVHTIHAADLAAVVSDAGPGPYPLTRSTAVAHLLVIQEVMREFAVLPFSFGTVAEGQEKVMELLLRYRQEFLDQLRSLEGKAEFGLKALWRDKDQPFREILAQRQDIRRYRDAIARRPPAETHQDRIELGRMVQEALQTRREVESRRILERLQPLAAGVQVNDITMEQTLLNAAFLLVKGTEPVFGQALSSLDQEYQDRLRFRLVGPSPPFNFVHLPISWQ, translated from the coding sequence ATGGATGACAAGGCTGGAAAATACCTCTACTGTATCATCAGGACGGAGAAGCCCTTAGAGCTCCCCCGGGTAAACGGGGAGGAGCCTGTCCACACCATCCACGCCGCCGACCTGGCGGCGGTGGTCAGCGATGCCGGCCCCGGGCCCTATCCCCTCACCCGCTCCACCGCTGTGGCACATCTCCTTGTCATCCAGGAGGTGATGCGGGAGTTCGCCGTGCTCCCCTTCTCCTTCGGCACGGTAGCGGAGGGCCAGGAGAAGGTGATGGAGCTGCTCCTCCGCTACCGCCAGGAGTTCCTGGACCAGCTCCGCTCCCTGGAAGGCAAGGCAGAGTTCGGTCTCAAGGCCCTGTGGCGGGATAAAGACCAGCCCTTCCGGGAAATTTTGGCGCAGCGGCAGGACATCCGCCGCTACCGGGATGCCATAGCCCGGCGCCCCCCCGCTGAGACCCACCAGGACCGGATAGAACTGGGGAGGATGGTGCAGGAAGCCCTTCAGACCAGGCGGGAGGTGGAGTCCCGACGCATCCTGGAGCGCCTCCAGCCTCTGGCAGCGGGGGTCCAGGTGAACGATATCACTATGGAGCAGACCCTCCTGAACGCCGCCTTTCTCCTGGTAAAGGGCACCGAGCCTGTCTTTGGGCAGGCCCTCAGCTCCCTGGACCAGGAATACCAGGACCGACTCCGCTTCCGGCTGGTGGGCCCCTCCCCGCCCTTTAACTTCGTCCACCTGCCCATCTCCTGGCAGTAG
- a CDS encoding gas vesicle protein, translated as MPLTTVAQAVEKGRDEIARLTGQPIVSVVSCLKEGEQWRVTLETLERKAVPDTSDLLAGYLVLLEDGRVANFQRLGVRRRGSPMKEGETW; from the coding sequence ATGCCGTTGACAACCGTGGCTCAGGCAGTGGAAAAGGGCCGGGATGAGATAGCCCGGCTCACGGGGCAACCCATCGTGAGCGTGGTCTCCTGTCTCAAGGAGGGGGAGCAGTGGAGGGTTACCCTGGAGACCCTGGAGCGAAAGGCGGTCCCCGATACCTCCGACCTCCTGGCGGGCTACCTGGTCCTCCTGGAGGACGGGAGGGTAGCCAACTTCCAGCGCCTCGGGGTGCGCCGGCGGGGGTCGCCGATGAAGGAAGGGGAAACCTGGTGA
- the gvpN gene encoding gas vesicle protein GvpN, which translates to MAADRPRSADSRAQRQEGVCSAIWQGPPAAGEKAGVSETGETGVALLSVQADAGFVETERVRELTHRALAYVTAGFPVHLCGPAGSGKTTLALHLAEQIGRPVVLIYGDEETRSTDLVGGSSGYHRRRVVDNFIHSVLKTEESVSQQWVDQRLLVACREGLTLVYDEFNRSRPETNNVLLSILEERVLPLPALRLDGGYLQVHPNFVAIFTSNPEDYVGVHPTQDALRDRLVSIYLDPFDWETEVAITQSRSGLPREEAERVVRSVRAFRELGLTGTQRSLRDCIKIAKILRQQGARAHPEDPVFVQTCRDVLVSQVPFSEASPAWEKLQALLGQEARR; encoded by the coding sequence ATGGCAGCGGACCGCCCACGCAGCGCCGACAGCAGGGCCCAGCGTCAAGAGGGAGTATGTTCCGCCATCTGGCAAGGCCCACCAGCAGCGGGGGAAAAGGCAGGCGTGAGCGAGACCGGCGAGACCGGGGTGGCCCTGTTAAGTGTACAGGCCGATGCCGGTTTTGTGGAGACGGAAAGGGTCCGGGAGCTCACCCATCGGGCCCTGGCCTATGTAACCGCCGGATTCCCGGTCCACCTCTGCGGCCCGGCGGGCTCGGGCAAGACCACCCTGGCCCTGCACCTGGCAGAGCAAATTGGACGCCCGGTAGTCCTCATCTACGGGGACGAGGAGACCCGGAGCACCGACCTGGTCGGTGGGTCCTCCGGGTACCACCGGCGCCGGGTGGTGGACAACTTCATCCACAGCGTCCTGAAGACGGAGGAATCGGTGAGCCAGCAGTGGGTGGACCAGCGGCTGCTGGTGGCCTGCCGGGAGGGTCTGACCCTGGTCTATGACGAGTTCAACCGCTCCCGCCCTGAGACTAACAACGTACTCCTTTCCATCCTTGAGGAGCGGGTCCTCCCCCTCCCTGCCCTGCGGCTGGACGGCGGATACCTTCAGGTGCACCCCAACTTCGTGGCCATCTTCACCAGCAACCCAGAGGACTATGTGGGGGTACACCCCACCCAGGACGCCCTGCGCGACCGCCTGGTCAGCATCTACCTTGACCCCTTTGACTGGGAGACGGAGGTGGCCATAACCCAGTCGCGCTCCGGGCTCCCCCGGGAAGAAGCGGAGAGGGTGGTGCGGTCCGTTCGGGCCTTCCGGGAGCTCGGCCTCACCGGCACCCAGCGGAGCCTCAGGGACTGCATAAAAATCGCCAAAATCCTGCGCCAGCAGGGGGCCCGGGCCCACCCCGAGGACCCCGTGTTCGTCCAGACCTGTAGGGATGTGCTGGTGTCCCAGGTCCCCTTCAGCGAAGCCTCCCCAGCGTGGGAAAAGCTCCAGGCCCTGCTGGGCCAGGAAGCGAGGAGGTGA
- the gvpA gene encoding gas vesicle structural protein GvpA (There are 14 genes on the gvp gene cluster in halophilic archaea. The product of gvpA is a structural component of gas vesicles, which provide buoyancy to cells and promote flotation. It has been reported that the products of gvpAO and gvpFGJKLM represent the minimal set required for gas vesicle formation in halophilic archaea.), whose product MAVQKSFSESSLAEVIDRILDKGIVIDVWARVSLVGIEILAIEARVVVASVDTFLKYAEAVGLTAAAAA is encoded by the coding sequence ATGGCGGTTCAAAAGAGCTTCAGCGAGTCCAGCCTGGCAGAGGTCATTGACCGGATCCTGGACAAGGGCATCGTGATTGATGTCTGGGCCAGGGTCTCCCTGGTGGGCATTGAGATCCTAGCAATAGAAGCCCGGGTGGTCGTCGCCTCGGTGGACACCTTTCTCAAGTATGCGGAAGCAGTAGGGCTCACCGCTGCCGCGGCGGCATAA
- the mfd gene encoding transcription-repair coupling factor, with protein sequence MERAGSLSPLLPLFQGLKERLEGQEEARAGVIGPARPPLLASLYRGPLLVIAPGHERARKLMEQLSLWLPPGVPLYLFPEPDGLPYERLAPDPTTVQERLVVLLGLCREAAPVVVASAWALVSRTLPREAFLGACHTLRAGQKVEPSSLLSRWQSLGYERETTVEVPGAMAQRGGILDIFPPASPQPFRLEFSGNEIESLRAFDPTTQRSLGPAGEAFITPARELLLPQGLDPEGLAAGLGLEGLREGERWREELEMLLSGQWLPGFEFYSPLFNSGGLLDYLPPGTMVALEEPEEIEQALKGLYEKAEELRDERIERGELPPAFPTPCFPWPEIERKIASFPRLSLVRWEEEGLPFSPPPSFGGQTAPMVEEVKGRLGDEYRVVVVSQQAPRLAELLWEKDILAPPLEALREPPAPGTLALVKGSLEGGFIYGDLALYSDLELFGFTREWREPKKRPVRRPLPLDLRPGDYVVHVDHGVARFAGLARLGSGEEEREHLVLEYAEGDRVYVPSDQADRVGRYLGPTGVPPSPTRLGTQEWPRAKERAKKAAGDLARELLELYAARELSPGFAFASDSPWQWELEASFPYVETPDQLRAISDVKKDMEGPRPMDRLVCGDVGYGKTEVALRAAFKAVQDGKQVAVLVPTTVLAQQHFQTFSQRLAPFPVRVELLSRFRSPQEQKEVIKGLREGKVDIVLGTHRLLQKDVAFKDLGLVAVDEEQRFGVKHKERLKQMRKEVDVLTLSATPIPRTMHMALAGVRDMSTMETPPEERLPIKTYVAQRDPRLIREAILRELERGAQVFFVHNRVKTIGRVAQELRALVPEARFAIGHGQMAEEELESVMAEFGRGEHDVLVCTTIIESGLDLPRVNTLIVDDADRLGLTQLYQLRGRVGRGAERAFAYFLYQRGKRLTPQAQKRLQTIYEATELGAGFRIALRDLEIRGAGNLLGPEQSGQIGAVGFDLYTRILSEAVEAQRTARTGLPTPPRTAAPTISLPLPAHIPPGYVPDEGLRLSIYHRLAGIEEGEEVKDVEAELLDRFGPLPTPVKNLLYIVRTKALGAKAGVESIYEGKGQLVLKFRDGIKPPTDLGREIEAGPTQLRLNLRHLGKDWPQVLEEVLKKLSSRKA encoded by the coding sequence ATGGAAAGGGCAGGAAGCCTTTCGCCACTTCTCCCCCTCTTTCAGGGGCTGAAGGAGAGGCTGGAAGGCCAAGAGGAGGCGCGGGCTGGGGTTATAGGGCCAGCCCGGCCACCCCTCCTGGCCTCCCTTTACCGGGGCCCTCTGCTGGTGATAGCCCCCGGCCACGAGCGGGCCCGGAAGCTCATGGAGCAGCTATCCCTCTGGCTTCCCCCCGGGGTCCCCCTGTATCTCTTTCCCGAACCTGATGGCCTGCCCTACGAGCGCCTGGCCCCCGACCCCACCACCGTTCAGGAAAGGCTGGTGGTCCTCCTCGGCCTCTGCCGGGAGGCGGCCCCCGTGGTGGTGGCCTCGGCCTGGGCACTGGTCTCCCGCACCCTCCCACGGGAGGCCTTCCTGGGGGCCTGCCACACCCTCCGGGCGGGGCAGAAGGTGGAGCCATCCTCGCTTCTCTCCCGCTGGCAGTCCCTGGGCTACGAGCGGGAGACAACGGTAGAGGTGCCGGGGGCCATGGCCCAGAGGGGGGGCATCCTGGACATCTTCCCCCCCGCCTCCCCCCAACCCTTCCGCCTGGAATTCTCGGGGAACGAGATTGAAAGCCTGCGGGCCTTTGACCCCACCACCCAGCGCTCCCTGGGCCCGGCGGGGGAGGCCTTCATCACCCCCGCCCGGGAGCTGCTCCTGCCCCAGGGGCTGGACCCGGAGGGACTTGCCGCCGGCCTGGGCCTGGAGGGCCTCCGGGAGGGGGAAAGATGGCGGGAGGAGCTGGAGATGCTCCTCTCCGGCCAGTGGCTCCCCGGCTTTGAGTTCTACTCCCCCCTGTTCAACAGCGGGGGCCTTCTGGACTACCTCCCCCCCGGCACCATGGTGGCCCTGGAGGAGCCGGAGGAGATAGAGCAAGCCCTGAAAGGGCTATACGAAAAGGCCGAGGAGCTGAGGGATGAGAGGATAGAGCGGGGGGAGCTGCCCCCTGCCTTCCCCACCCCCTGCTTCCCCTGGCCGGAGATAGAGAGGAAGATAGCCAGCTTCCCCCGCCTCAGCCTGGTGCGGTGGGAGGAAGAAGGCCTGCCCTTCTCCCCTCCGCCCTCTTTCGGGGGGCAGACGGCCCCGATGGTGGAAGAGGTCAAGGGGAGGCTGGGGGACGAATACCGGGTAGTGGTGGTCTCCCAGCAGGCCCCCCGCCTTGCCGAGCTCCTCTGGGAGAAGGACATCCTGGCCCCGCCTCTGGAGGCCCTGAGGGAGCCCCCTGCCCCCGGCACCCTGGCCCTGGTTAAAGGCTCCCTGGAGGGGGGCTTCATCTATGGCGACCTGGCCCTCTACTCGGATTTAGAGCTTTTCGGCTTCACCAGGGAGTGGCGGGAGCCGAAGAAGAGGCCGGTGCGCCGCCCCCTCCCCCTGGACCTGCGCCCCGGGGACTATGTGGTCCACGTGGACCACGGCGTTGCCCGTTTTGCTGGCCTGGCCCGGCTGGGGAGCGGTGAGGAGGAAAGGGAGCACCTGGTCCTGGAATACGCCGAGGGGGACAGGGTCTATGTCCCCTCCGACCAGGCCGACCGGGTGGGCCGCTACCTGGGCCCCACCGGGGTGCCCCCCTCACCTACCCGCCTGGGCACTCAGGAATGGCCGAGGGCGAAGGAAAGGGCCAAAAAGGCCGCCGGGGACCTGGCCCGGGAGCTCCTGGAGCTCTATGCCGCCCGGGAGCTATCGCCCGGCTTCGCCTTCGCCTCCGATTCCCCGTGGCAGTGGGAGCTGGAGGCCTCCTTCCCCTATGTGGAGACCCCGGACCAGCTCCGCGCAATATCCGATGTCAAGAAGGACATGGAGGGGCCCCGCCCCATGGACCGGCTGGTCTGCGGGGATGTGGGCTACGGCAAGACCGAGGTGGCACTGAGGGCCGCCTTCAAGGCCGTCCAGGACGGCAAACAGGTGGCAGTGCTGGTCCCCACCACCGTCCTGGCCCAGCAGCACTTCCAGACCTTCTCCCAGCGCCTGGCCCCCTTCCCGGTGAGGGTGGAGCTCCTCAGCCGCTTCCGCTCCCCCCAGGAGCAGAAGGAGGTCATAAAGGGGCTCAGGGAGGGAAAGGTGGATATCGTCCTCGGCACCCACCGCCTCCTCCAGAAGGATGTGGCCTTCAAGGACCTGGGGCTGGTGGCGGTGGACGAGGAACAGCGCTTTGGGGTGAAGCATAAGGAGCGCCTGAAGCAGATGAGGAAAGAGGTGGATGTCCTCACCCTCTCCGCCACCCCCATCCCCCGCACCATGCACATGGCCCTGGCCGGGGTGAGAGACATGAGCACCATGGAGACCCCCCCCGAGGAGCGCCTCCCCATTAAGACCTACGTGGCGCAAAGGGACCCCCGCCTCATCCGGGAGGCCATCCTCCGGGAGTTGGAAAGAGGGGCACAGGTCTTCTTCGTCCACAACCGGGTCAAGACCATCGGGCGGGTGGCCCAGGAGCTCCGGGCACTGGTGCCCGAGGCCCGCTTTGCCATCGGCCACGGCCAGATGGCGGAGGAGGAGCTGGAGAGTGTGATGGCGGAGTTCGGCCGGGGGGAGCATGACGTGCTGGTCTGCACTACCATCATTGAGTCGGGCCTGGACCTGCCCCGGGTGAACACCCTTATTGTGGACGACGCCGACAGGCTGGGCCTCACCCAGCTCTACCAGCTCCGGGGCCGGGTGGGGAGGGGGGCGGAGAGGGCCTTCGCCTATTTCCTCTACCAGAGGGGGAAGAGGCTCACCCCCCAGGCCCAGAAACGCCTCCAGACCATCTACGAGGCCACGGAGCTGGGGGCGGGCTTCCGAATTGCCTTGAGGGACCTGGAGATACGCGGGGCGGGGAACCTGCTGGGCCCGGAGCAGAGCGGACAAATTGGGGCGGTGGGCTTTGACCTCTATACCCGCATCCTCTCCGAGGCGGTGGAGGCACAGAGGACGGCCCGGACTGGCCTCCCCACCCCTCCCAGGACCGCCGCCCCCACCATCTCCCTCCCCCTCCCCGCCCACATCCCCCCGGGCTATGTCCCCGATGAGGGCCTGAGGCTATCTATCTATCACCGCCTGGCCGGGATAGAGGAGGGGGAAGAGGTAAAGGATGTGGAGGCGGAGCTCCTGGACCGCTTTGGCCCCCTCCCCACCCCGGTGAAGAACCTGCTCTACATAGTGAGGACAAAGGCCCTGGGGGCAAAGGCGGGGGTGGAAAGCATCTATGAAGGAAAGGGCCAGCTGGTATTAAAGTTCCGGGATGGGATAAAGCCCCCCACAGACCTGGGCCGGGAGATTGAGGCCGGCCCCACCCAGCTCCGGCTCAACCTCCGCCACCTGGGCAAAGACTGGCCCCAGGTGCTGGAAGAGGTCCTCAAAAAACTCAGTTCACGGAAGGCTTAG